The genomic DNA TTATAATAGCTGTACCAAATTTTATTATTTATTTTTTGGTAGTCGGACTTATTGTAAATATAATTATGTTAATTAAACTAAAGTATGAATAAATTTTCTGCCGGCATACACGTTTTAGTTAATTGTAAAAATAAATATTTATTACTAAAAAGAGGAAAAAAGGCCCGAGACGAACAAGGTTGTTGGGATTTTCCCGGCGGTGGAATTGAATTTGGTGAACAACCCTTAAAAACAGCTACCAGAGAAACCAAAGAAGAAACCGGTTTAAAAATAACCAACTTAAAACTAATAAATGTTTGGGCGGCTAAATGGCCGGGTAACTACTGGTCAGTTGAACTTTTAGCCAGCGCTAAAACTCACAGTCAAAAAGTCCGACTAAGCCCAGAACATAGTGAATTTAAATGGCTAACTATCTCTGAGTTAAAAAAAATCAACCCTCGTAGCGCCCATTTATTAAACTTTATTAAATATTTAAAAAGTAAATAAATGTTACAAGCAGTTATTTTTGATTTAAACGGTGTTTTTATAATTAGCCCTAAGTTAAGCGATCGGGTACATAAAGATTTTGGCCTGACTACTCAAGAATTTTTACCAGCCTTATTCAGCATAATGGACCAAGTACGTAAACCTAAGGCTGGTCCGGCTTTTACCTATTGGCAACCTTATTTACAAAAATGGGGGATTAATTTAAACGAACCAGAGTTTTGGGATTACTGGTTTAAGGGTGAAGTACCTAACCAAGCTATGATTAATCTGGCCAAAAAATTTAGGCAGCAAGGTCTAAAAATTATTATTTTATCCAATAATTTTAAAGAACGGGCTGAATTTTACCAATCTTACCCTTGGCTTAATGAAATAGCGGACAAAATTTATTTTTCCTGGCAAACTGGTTTAGTAAAGCCAGATATAAAAGCTTGGCAACTGGTTTTAACCGATAATAATCTTAAAGCCGAAAACTGCCTGTATTTTGACGACCAGGCTAAAAACTTAGCTGCGGCTGAGTCTTTAAATATACCTAATTTTGCTTTTACTAACGCCACCAATACCAATAGCCTTATCCAGCAGTATTTAAAATAAATGCTATAATAAAAAGGTTAATAAACTAAAACTTAGTAAATAATCATGTCTAAATTGTTTAACATTACCAACATCATAATTCTTTTAGTAGTTTTAGGTGGGGGCTATGGGTTGTTTAAAGCTCTTACTTATACATCTATTAACGAGATTCAAACAGCTACTCTAGACTTATCTAAACCTAGTGAGCCAGAAGCAACTGTAGAAGTAATGCCCGAATTCAACAATCCGTCAGACACGGCAACCATACAACCTCAACCGCAACAAACTCCGCCACCTATACCGCAAATCGGCGCTGACCAGCAACCAGCTAATCAACCACCAATAGATAATAA from Patescibacteria group bacterium includes the following:
- a CDS encoding NUDIX hydrolase yields the protein MNKFSAGIHVLVNCKNKYLLLKRGKKARDEQGCWDFPGGGIEFGEQPLKTATRETKEETGLKITNLKLINVWAAKWPGNYWSVELLASAKTHSQKVRLSPEHSEFKWLTISELKKINPRSAHLLNFIKYLKSK
- a CDS encoding HAD-IA family hydrolase, with the protein product MLQAVIFDLNGVFIISPKLSDRVHKDFGLTTQEFLPALFSIMDQVRKPKAGPAFTYWQPYLQKWGINLNEPEFWDYWFKGEVPNQAMINLAKKFRQQGLKIIILSNNFKERAEFYQSYPWLNEIADKIYFSWQTGLVKPDIKAWQLVLTDNNLKAENCLYFDDQAKNLAAAESLNIPNFAFTNATNTNSLIQQYLK